The Streptomyces griseiscabiei genomic sequence GCGCCGCCAGGCGAAGCCGGGCCCGGTCAGCCGTCCGCGGAGGAGAGTTCGCGCACTGCCTCCGCGAACGCGTCCCCGCGCTTGTTGTAGTTGACGAACATGTCCATCGACGCACAGGCCGGCGCCAGCAGGACCGTGTCGCCCGCCCGTGCCAGTGTCCGCGCCTCGCGGACGGCGGCCGGCATCGCCCCAGTGTCGGTCCGGTCGAGGTCGACGACCGGCACTTCGGGCGCGTGTCGCGCGAGCGCTTGTCGGATCAGCGCGCGATCCGCGCCGATCAGCACGACCCCCCGCAGCCGCCCGGCGGCACCGGCGACGAGTTCGTCGAAGGTCGCGCCCTTGGCGAGTCCGCCGGCGATCCACACGATCGATTCGTACGCCGCCAACGAGGCCTGCGCCGCGTGGGTGTTGGTGGCCTTGGAGTCGTCGATGTACGCCACGCCGTCCACGTCGGCCACGTGCGCGATGCGGTGCGCGTCCGGGGTGAAGGCCCGCAGGCCGTCCCGTACGGCCGCGGCGGGCACCCCGAACGCGCGGGCGAGGGCCGCCGCCGCGAGGGCGTTGGCGACGTTGTGCGGGGCCGGCGGGTTCACGTCCCCGACCTCGGCGAGCTCCTGCGCGTTCTTCTGCCGGTTCTCGACGAAGGCGCGGTCGACCAGGATGCCGTCCACGACACCGAGTTGGGAGGGGCCCGGGGTGCCGAGCGTGAACCCGACGGCCCGGCAGCCCTCCTCGACGTCCGCCTCGCGCACCAGGTCCTCGGTGGACGGTTTGTCGGTGGCATCCACGTTGTAGACGCAGGCGACCTGATTGCCCTCGTAGATACGGCCCTTGTCGGCGGCGTACGCCTCCATGGAGCCGTGCCAGTCGAGGTGGTCGGGGGCGAGGTTGAGGACGGCGGCGGAGTGGGCGCGCAGGGAGGGCGCCCAGTGCAGCTGGTAGCTGGACAGCTCGACGGCCAGGACGTCGTACGGCTCGTCGCCGAGGACGACGTCCAGCAGCGAGACCCCGATGTTGCCGACGGCCGCCGTGCGCAGGCCCGCCGCCGTCAGGATGGAGGCGAGCATCTGGACGGTCGTGGTCTTGCCGTTGGTGCCGGTGACGGCGAGCCACGGGGCCGCGTCGGGGCCGCGCAGCCGCCAGGCGAGTTCGACGTCGCCCCAGATGTCCACGCCGGCCTCACGGGCCGCCGCGAACAGCGGCTTGTCCGGCTTCCAGCCGGGGGTGGTGACGATCAGTTCGGTGCCCTCCGGCAGGGTCGCGCCGTCACCGAGGCGCACGGTGACGCCGAGCGCCTCCAGGTCGGCGGCCTGCGCGCGGGCGCGTTCGTCGTCGCCGTCGTTGACGACGGTGACGGTCGCGCCGAGGTCCCGCAGGACCTTGGCCGCCGGGATGCCCGAGACGCCGAGCCCGGCGACGGTGACGCGCTTGCCCTGCCAGTCGGTCACTTGTCGGCCGCCCATCCCGCGTAGAAGAGGCCCAGTCCGACGATCACACAGATGCCCTGGATGATCCAGAAGCGGACCACGACAAGGACCTCGGACCAGCCCTTGAGTTCGAAGTGGTGCTGGAGCGGGGCCATCCGGAAGACCCGCTTGCCGGTCAGCTTGAACGAGCCGACCTGGATGACGACCGACATGGTGATGAGGACGAACAGACCGCCGAGGAGCGCGAGCAGCAGCTCGGTGCGGGAGCAGATCGCGAGACCGGCGAGCGCGCCGCCGAGGGCCAGCGAACCGGTGTCACCCATGAAGATCTTGGCCGGCGAGGTGTTCCACCACAGGAAGCCGAGGCAGGCGCCCATCAGCGCGGAGGCCACGATCGCCAGGTCGAGCGGATCTCGTACCTCGTAACAGGCGGCCGGGTTGGTCAGGGTCCGCGTGTTGGCGCAGGACTCCTGGAACTGCCAGACACCGATGAAGGTGTAGGCGCCGAAGACGAGGACGGAGGCGCCGGTGGCGAGGCCGTCCAGACCGTCGGTGAGGTTCACGCCGTTCGACATGGCGAGGATCATGAACAGCGCCCAGATGACGAACAGCACCGGGCCGATGGTCCAGCCGAAGTCCTGGACGAAGGAGATCTTGGTGGAGGCCGGCGTCTGGTCGCGGGCGTCCGGGAACTGCAGCGCGAGCACCGCGAAGCCGATGCCGACGATCAGCTGGCCGGCCATCTTCGCCTTGGCCCGCAGACCGAGCGAACGACGCTTGACGATCTTGATGTAGTCGTCGAGGAAGCCGACCAGGCCCATGCCGCCCATCAGGCCGAGCACCAGCAGACCCGAGAAGGTCGGGGTGTAGCCCGTGATCAGCTTGGACAGGAAGTACGCGGCGATGGTCGCCAGGATGAAGGCGATACCGCCCATCGTCGGCGTACCGCGCTTGCTGGCGTGCTCGCGCGGGCCGTCGTCGCGGATGTACTGGCCGTAGCCCTTGCGGGCCAGCAGCTTGATCAGCAGCGGGGTGCCGACCAGGGTCAGGAAGAGGCCAATGACTCCCGCGAACAGGATCTGCTTCATCATCGGGCGGCAACCTCACCCTCGTTGCCGCTGTCGAGCAGCGCCTGCGCCACGCTCTCGAGCCCGACCGACCGGGACGCCTTCACGAGTACGACGTCTCCCGGGCGCAACTGACTGCGCAACAGGTCGACCGCCGCCTGTGCGTCGGACACGTGCACCGACTCCTCACCCCACGAACCCTCGTTATATGCGCCCAGTTGCAGCCAGGACGCTTCCCTGCCCCCGACCGCGACGAGCTTGCCGACATTGAGCCGGACGGCGAGCCGTCCGACCGCGTCGTGCTCGGCGAGCGATTCGTCCCCGAGCTCGGCCATCTTGCCGAGCACCGCCCAGGTCCGCCGCCCCTTGCCCATCGCCGCGAGCGCGCGCAGAGCGGCTCGCATGGACTCGGGGTTCGCGTTGTAGGCGTCGTTGACGACCGTCACACCGTCCGGGCGCTCGGTGACCTCCATGCGCCAGCGGGAGAGGGAGCCCGCCTCGGAGAGCGCGGTGGCGATCTCGTCTGCGGACATGCCCAGCTCATGGGCGACGGCGGCCGCGGCGAGCGCGTTCGACACGTGGTGCTCACCGTACAGGCGCATGGTCACATCGCTTGCACCGGAGGGTGTGTGAAGCCTGAACGCGGGCTGTCCGGCGTCCGTGAGCGTCACGTTCTCGGCGCGTACGTCCGCTTCGCCCAACTCGCCGAAGAGGAGCACCTTCGCCTTCGTACGCGACGCCATGGCCCGGACCAGGGGATCGTCGGCGTTGAGGATCGCGGTGCCGCCCTCGCTCGCCGGGGGCAGCGCCTCCACCAGTTCGCCCTTGGCCTGCGCGATCTGCTCGCGGCCGCCGAACTCGCCGATGTGGGCGGTGCCGACGTTCAGCACGAGGCCGACCTTCGGCGGGGTCAGCTCGGCGAGGTACTTGATGTGGCCGATGCCCCGGGCGCCCATCTCCAGGACCAGGAAACGGGTTTCCTCCGTGGCGCTGAGCGCGGTGAGGGGCAGTCCGATCTCGTTGTTGAGGGAGCCGGGCGTGAACACCGTCGGCGCCTTGCGCCGCAGGACCTGGGCGATCAGGTCCTTGGTGCTGGTCTTGCCCGCCGAGCCGGTGAGGGCCACCAGGGTCGTGCCGAGCTTCGCGACGACGTGCCGGGCGAGGGCGCCGAGCGCCGCCTGGACGTCGGGCACGACGATCGCGGGCACGCCGACGGGACGGGACGCCAGCACCGCTGCCGCACCCGCCTCGACGACCGCGGCCGCGAAGTCGTGTCCGTCCACACGCTCGCCCGCGAAGGCGACGAAGAGGCTGCCGGGCTCCACCTCACGGGAGTCCCGGACGACCGGTCCGGTGACCTGCGCCGACGGATCCGGTATGTCGTGCGTCTGCCCGCCGACGACTTCTGCGATCTCGGCGAGAGAGAGGGCGATCACAAGTTCATCCCTGGGTCTTCTGGATAGCTTCGCGAAGCACCTGGCGGTCGTCGAAGGGACGGACCACGCCGGCGATGTCCTGGCCCTGCTCATGGCCCTTGCCCGCGACCAGCACGGTGTCGCCCGGCCGCGCGCGGGCCACGGCCGCGGCGATCGCGGCGGCCCGGTCCTCGAAGAGGAGGACCTCGCCGCGCTCGTGCGCGGGCACGGAGGCCGCGCCTT encodes the following:
- the mraY gene encoding phospho-N-acetylmuramoyl-pentapeptide-transferase, with the translated sequence MMKQILFAGVIGLFLTLVGTPLLIKLLARKGYGQYIRDDGPREHASKRGTPTMGGIAFILATIAAYFLSKLITGYTPTFSGLLVLGLMGGMGLVGFLDDYIKIVKRRSLGLRAKAKMAGQLIVGIGFAVLALQFPDARDQTPASTKISFVQDFGWTIGPVLFVIWALFMILAMSNGVNLTDGLDGLATGASVLVFGAYTFIGVWQFQESCANTRTLTNPAACYEVRDPLDLAIVASALMGACLGFLWWNTSPAKIFMGDTGSLALGGALAGLAICSRTELLLALLGGLFVLITMSVVIQVGSFKLTGKRVFRMAPLQHHFELKGWSEVLVVVRFWIIQGICVIVGLGLFYAGWAADK
- a CDS encoding UDP-N-acetylmuramoyl-tripeptide--D-alanyl-D-alanine ligase encodes the protein MIALSLAEIAEVVGGQTHDIPDPSAQVTGPVVRDSREVEPGSLFVAFAGERVDGHDFAAAVVEAGAAAVLASRPVGVPAIVVPDVQAALGALARHVVAKLGTTLVALTGSAGKTSTKDLIAQVLRRKAPTVFTPGSLNNEIGLPLTALSATEETRFLVLEMGARGIGHIKYLAELTPPKVGLVLNVGTAHIGEFGGREQIAQAKGELVEALPPASEGGTAILNADDPLVRAMASRTKAKVLLFGELGEADVRAENVTLTDAGQPAFRLHTPSGASDVTMRLYGEHHVSNALAAAAVAHELGMSADEIATALSEAGSLSRWRMEVTERPDGVTVVNDAYNANPESMRAALRALAAMGKGRRTWAVLGKMAELGDESLAEHDAVGRLAVRLNVGKLVAVGGREASWLQLGAYNEGSWGEESVHVSDAQAAVDLLRSQLRPGDVVLVKASRSVGLESVAQALLDSGNEGEVAAR
- the murD gene encoding UDP-N-acetylmuramoyl-L-alanine--D-glutamate ligase, which produces MGGRQVTDWQGKRVTVAGLGVSGIPAAKVLRDLGATVTVVNDGDDERARAQAADLEALGVTVRLGDGATLPEGTELIVTTPGWKPDKPLFAAAREAGVDIWGDVELAWRLRGPDAAPWLAVTGTNGKTTTVQMLASILTAAGLRTAAVGNIGVSLLDVVLGDEPYDVLAVELSSYQLHWAPSLRAHSAAVLNLAPDHLDWHGSMEAYAADKGRIYEGNQVACVYNVDATDKPSTEDLVREADVEEGCRAVGFTLGTPGPSQLGVVDGILVDRAFVENRQKNAQELAEVGDVNPPAPHNVANALAAAALARAFGVPAAAVRDGLRAFTPDAHRIAHVADVDGVAYIDDSKATNTHAAQASLAAYESIVWIAGGLAKGATFDELVAGAAGRLRGVVLIGADRALIRQALARHAPEVPVVDLDRTDTGAMPAAVREARTLARAGDTVLLAPACASMDMFVNYNKRGDAFAEAVRELSSADG